TTGGGATCTCGTGTTTCGCCAGCATAGGCAATAAACCTAATATATCGGGAAATGATCTTTTAGAATACTGGAAGAACGAATCAAACACCAAATTGATTCTTATGTATCTGGAGAGCTTCGGTAATCCGAAGAAGTTCATAGAGATCGCGCGTGGCATCACCCGATTCAAACCTATCATTGCCGTGAAATCGGGAAGAACTGTAGCAGGCGCACGCGCGGCATCGTCGCATACAGGAGCCTTAGCCGGAGCGGATATCATAGTTGACGAGATGTTCCGTCAAGCCGGCGTGATCCGGGTTCCCTCGATTGAACAGTTATTCGACCTTGCGATGGCTTTTGATAAGCAGCCTTTGCCGCACGGCGACCGCGTCGCGATATTATCCAATGCAGGCGGGCCGGCTATCATGGCAACCGATGCATTGATCAGTAACGGATTGACCTTAGCGGAATTATCTCAAAAAACAAAAGACGATCTGCGTCAGATACTCTCGCCCGATGCAAGCGTCACCAATCCGATCGACACGACGGCAGGGGGAAACGCCGTTATCTACGGAAAGGCGCTTCAAATCCTACTGGCCGATCCCAATGTCGATTCCATGATGGCCATTTTCGTTCCGCCTATGACGGAATTTGCGCGAGAAGTAGCTC
This window of the bacterium genome carries:
- a CDS encoding GNAT family N-acetyltransferase codes for the protein MNNLDKVFKPRSIAIIGASRRKQTIGREIIHNLIEYEFTGAIYPVNPNADSIHSVKCYPSVKEIPGEIDLAIITVPKQLVLGVVDECGEKGIKGLIVITAGFREVGAEGAALEQKLVDKIKQYGMRMVGPNCMGIINNDEQVQMNATFAPTRLSKGQIAFISQSGALGVAILENAAALQLGISCFASIGNKPNISGNDLLEYWKNESNTKLILMYLESFGNPKKFIEIARGITRFKPIIAVKSGRTVAGARAASSHTGALAGADIIVDEMFRQAGVIRVPSIEQLFDLAMAFDKQPLPHGDRVAILSNAGGPAIMATDALISNGLTLAELSQKTKDDLRQILSPDASVTNPIDTTAGGNAVIYGKALQILLADPNVDSMMAIFVPPMTEFAREVA